In one Ignavibacteriota bacterium genomic region, the following are encoded:
- a CDS encoding CpsD/CapB family tyrosine-protein kinase, protein MFDKSVKSPEDIEDADISFLTWIPEIASFNTTGKFSELIVADETNTIASDAFKSLRTIIRYAKIDGNAKVILVTSSAPSEGKSLVSLNLAGSFAQARNKTVIIDCDLRRPRIHNMVGLTRIPGFTDYLVGKCSYEDLFKKTSIEDLFVVPAGTIPPNPTELLDSKGMKSFLNRLRNDFNIVILDSPPLVTLADSIILSRIVDETVLVAMANKTDLDLVKKSVEQLKKIEEPTFIGVLLNKFNLKNNYGSYYYKYAYTYSRNGNHKNKSIFAKQKSNGKTHIDEKGNSVDIKTEDIPSN, encoded by the coding sequence ATGTTCGATAAATCCGTTAAAAGCCCCGAAGACATTGAAGACGCCGATATCAGCTTCCTGACATGGATTCCCGAAATAGCGTCATTTAATACTACGGGAAAATTTTCGGAACTTATCGTCGCCGATGAAACAAACACAATAGCATCCGACGCGTTTAAATCTTTACGAACAATAATAAGGTACGCGAAAATAGACGGCAACGCGAAAGTAATTTTAGTTACTTCCTCGGCTCCGTCCGAAGGAAAATCCTTGGTTTCGCTCAATCTCGCGGGCAGTTTCGCTCAAGCAAGAAATAAAACGGTTATTATAGACTGTGACCTAAGAAGACCCAGAATACATAATATGGTCGGATTAACAAGAATTCCCGGTTTTACGGATTACCTTGTGGGGAAATGCAGTTATGAAGATTTATTTAAAAAAACAAGTATCGAAGATCTGTTTGTAGTTCCCGCCGGCACTATTCCGCCTAACCCGACAGAATTACTTGACTCGAAAGGAATGAAATCATTTTTAAATCGTTTAAGAAATGATTTTAATATAGTGATTTTAGATTCGCCGCCTTTGGTAACTCTCGCGGATTCTATTATTCTTTCAAGAATAGTGGATGAAACAGTACTTGTCGCTATGGCAAATAAAACCGATCTCGATCTTGTAAAGAAATCCGTTGAACAGCTTAAGAAAATTGAGGAACCGACTTTCATAGGCGTACTTTTGAATAAATTCAACTTGAAAAATAATTACGGCTCCTACTATTATAAATATGCCTATACGTATTCGAGGAACGGGAACCATAAAAATAAATCTATTTTTGCCAAACAGAAATCAAACGGAAAAACTCATATTGATGAAAAGGGAAATTCCGTTGATATAAAAACCGAGGACATACCAAGCAATTAG